The following coding sequences lie in one Takifugu flavidus isolate HTHZ2018 chromosome 4, ASM371156v2, whole genome shotgun sequence genomic window:
- the nprl2 gene encoding GATOR complex protein NPRL2, whose protein sequence is MMGMTSRIECIFFSEFHPTLGPKITYQVPEEYISRELFDTVQVYIITKPELQNKLITVTAMGKKLIGCPVCIEHKKYSRNALLFNLGLVCDAQSNTCALEPIVKKLSGYLTTLELESGFISNEEGKQNLLPIMSTLLEELNAKGACTLPIDESNTIHLKLIPLRDDPLIVQEYDVPVFIQCKKHFVKSQWDLTTQQILSYIDGFRHIQKIAAEADVELTLVRVAVQNLLYYGIVTLVSIFQYSNVYCTTPKVQSLIDDKSLQDECLGYVTKQGQKRASLRDVFQLYCGLSPGTTVRDLCSRYSQQLQRVDERKLIQFGLIKKLIRRLQKYPVKVIRDEKSRPPRFYTGCHSYDEICCKTGISYKELDERLENDPNIVVCWK, encoded by the exons ATGATGGGAATGACCAGTCGAATAGAGTGCATATTTTTTAGCGAGTTTCATCCCACCCTTGGTCCAAAGATCACGTATCAG GTTCCAGAAGAATATATATCCCGGGAGCTCTTCGATACAGTTCAGGTTTACATCATCACAAAACCAGAgttacaaaataaattaataacagT cACTGCTATGGGAAAGAAGTTAATCGGTTGTCCCGTTTGCATCGAGCATAAAAAGTACAGCAGAAACGCCCTCCTCTTTAACCTCGGCCTGGTTTGTGATGCACAGTCCAACACGTGTGCCCTGGAGCCCATTGTCAAGAAACTTTCTGGGTACCTCACGACTCTGGAG CTCGAGAGTGGATTTATCTCAAATGAGGAGGGCAAGCAGAATCTCTTACCCATCATGTCAACCTTGTTGGAAGAACTTAACGCCAAGGGAGCCTGCACCTTACCAATTG ATGAATCTAACACCATCCACTTGAAGCTGATCCCACTACGCGACGACCCTCTCATCGTGCAGGAATATGACGTTCCAGTTTTCATCCAGTGTAAAAAGCATTTTGTCAAATCTCAGTGGGATCTGACCACACAGCAG ATTCTGTCCTACATTGATGGATTCAGGCACATCCAGAAAATCGCCGCTGAAGCGGACGTGGAACTGACTCTAGTTCGGGTCGCTGTGCAGAATCTCCT GTACTATGGGATTGTTACCTTGGTGTCCATTTTTCAG taTTCTAATGTCTACTGCACCACTCCCAAAGTCCAGAGCCTGATAGATGACAAGTCCCTGCAGGACGAGTGTCTCGGCTATGTTACTAAGCAGG GTCAGAAACGTGCCAGCCTGAGGGACGTCTTCCAGCTGTACTGTGGTCTGAGCCCCGGAACCACCGTCAGAGACCTTTGTTCCCGCTATTCGCAGCAGCTCCAAAGGGTCGACGAGAG GAAGCTGATCCAGTTTGGGCTGATAAAGAAGCTGATCCGACGGCTGCAGAAGTATCCGGTGAAGGTGATCCGTGATGAGAAGAGCAGGCCTCCTCGATTCTACACCGGTTGTCATAGTTATGATGAGATCTGCTGTAAAACAG GTATCAGTTACAAGGAGCTTGATGAACGTTTGGAGAATGATCCAAACATCGTGGTGTGCTGGAAGTGA
- the zmynd10 gene encoding zinc finger MYND domain-containing protein 10 isoform X1: MWHVSNHDNAGSESTRVDKSSSNPLVYQKRRICLLFCSTNMDTSVISLVEAEGFIQSLEAISLKELGSQRWFRQHEYIEKLNMQAILNASAAHDEFVKDMLASYGKIPVLVHEMIIIEVWKQHVFPILCRLRDFKPKNTFPLYMVIHHEATVINLLETIMFHKDCCEAADGCVVDLVDYCHRKLTLLASKATREGATHRDQSSPNVKATESSMEELKMQNAELEFEISLKALSVLRYITDHVESISVINRLLCTHNMPCVLVQLIDCCPWTRYREDELEKYINGKWQTIPAEDHLKMSKLDGQVWLCLYNLLLKGDCQRKYNYNSFNKSQLLKLRGFLTEVLIDQLPILLDLQQFLAHLALTDPAPPKTGLTLEQLPEIRNHIMQQNSEKWKGIAKYQAKETFNLSENDLKIQALSLAQTYNLDVMESLLPEKPKCGFCGNTASKRCSRCQGEWYCHRECQVKHWPKHKKTCQLLVEASEKIKKGLRIECRGEEQ; encoded by the exons ATGTGGCATGTTAGTAACCATGACAACGCAGGAAGCGAAAGCACTCGCGTTGACAAATCCTCTTCAAATCCTCTTGTTTACCAAAAGAGACGAATCTG CTTATTATTTTGCAGTACCAACATGGACACTTCAGTTATTTCGCTTGTTGAAGCAGAAGGATTTATTCAAAGTCTGGAAGCTATTTCACTTAAAGAATTGGGCTCTCAACG GTGGTTCAGGCAGCATGAATACATTGAGAAACTCAATATGCAGGCCATATTGAATGCTTCAGCCGCACACGATGAGTTTGTCAAAGATATGCTTGCATCCTATGGAAAG ATCCCTGTTCTGGTCCATGAAATGATCATCATTGAAGTGTGGAAGCAACACGTGTTTCCCATTTTGTGTCGACTGAGGGACTTTAAGCCCAAGAACACGTTTCCTCTCTACATGGTG ATCCACCACGAAGCCACGGTCATAAACCTCCTGGAAACAATCATGTTTCACAAG GATTGTTGTGAGGCAGCTGACGGTTGTGTTGTTGACCTGGTGGATTACTGCCACCGCAAACTCACCCTGCTGGCCAGCAAAGCCACCAGGGAGGGAGCGACACACCGTGACCAAAGCAGCCCGAACGTAAAGGCCACAGAGTCCTCCATGGAG GAGTTGAAGATGCAGAACGCTGAGCTGGAGTTTGAAATCTCTCTGAAGGCTCTGTCAGTGCTGCGCTACATCACAGATCACGTTGAGAG CATCAGTGTGATCAACCGCCTGCTGTGCACGCACAACATGCCCTGTGTACTGGTTCAGCTTATCGACTGTTGCCCTTGGACGCGTTATAGAGAAG ATGAGCTGGAGAAGTACATAAACGGCAAATGGCAGACGATTCCCGCTGAGGACCATTTGAAGATGTCAAAACTGGATGGCCAGGTGTGGCTCTGCCTGTACAACTTGCTGCTGAAGGGAGACTGCCAGAGGAAATACAACTACAATAGTTTCAACAAGAGTCAACTTCTGAAG ctccggGGGTTCCTGACGGAGGTACTGATCGATCAGCTGCCCATCCTCCTGGATCTGCAGCAATTCCTGGCTCATCTTGCCCTCACAGACCCAGCCCCCCCCAAAACAGGGCTCACTTTAGAGCAG CTCCCAGAAATCCGGAACCACATTATGCAGCAGAACTCTGAGAAATGGAAGGGAATAGCCAAGTATCAAGCCAAAGAGACCTTTAACCTGTCTGAAAATGACCTGAAGATTCAAGCCCTTAG TCTGGCCCAGACTTACAACCTGGACGTGATGGAGAGTTTGCTGCCTGAAAAGCCCAAATGTGGCTTCTGTGGCAACACGGCTTCTAAGCGATGCTCTCGGTGTCAGGGGGAGTGGTACTGCCACAG AGAGTGTCAGGTGAAGCACTGGCCCAAGCACAAGAAAACCTGTCAGCTGCTGGTTGAAGCCTCAGAGAAGATCAAGAAAGGCCTGCGCATCGAGTGCAGAGGGGAAGAACAGTGA
- the zmynd10 gene encoding zinc finger MYND domain-containing protein 10 isoform X2: MDTSVISLVEAEGFIQSLEAISLKELGSQRWFRQHEYIEKLNMQAILNASAAHDEFVKDMLASYGKIPVLVHEMIIIEVWKQHVFPILCRLRDFKPKNTFPLYMVIHHEATVINLLETIMFHKDCCEAADGCVVDLVDYCHRKLTLLASKATREGATHRDQSSPNVKATESSMEELKMQNAELEFEISLKALSVLRYITDHVESISVINRLLCTHNMPCVLVQLIDCCPWTRYREDELEKYINGKWQTIPAEDHLKMSKLDGQVWLCLYNLLLKGDCQRKYNYNSFNKSQLLKLRGFLTEVLIDQLPILLDLQQFLAHLALTDPAPPKTGLTLEQLPEIRNHIMQQNSEKWKGIAKYQAKETFNLSENDLKIQALSLAQTYNLDVMESLLPEKPKCGFCGNTASKRCSRCQGEWYCHRECQVKHWPKHKKTCQLLVEASEKIKKGLRIECRGEEQ; this comes from the exons ATGGACACTTCAGTTATTTCGCTTGTTGAAGCAGAAGGATTTATTCAAAGTCTGGAAGCTATTTCACTTAAAGAATTGGGCTCTCAACG GTGGTTCAGGCAGCATGAATACATTGAGAAACTCAATATGCAGGCCATATTGAATGCTTCAGCCGCACACGATGAGTTTGTCAAAGATATGCTTGCATCCTATGGAAAG ATCCCTGTTCTGGTCCATGAAATGATCATCATTGAAGTGTGGAAGCAACACGTGTTTCCCATTTTGTGTCGACTGAGGGACTTTAAGCCCAAGAACACGTTTCCTCTCTACATGGTG ATCCACCACGAAGCCACGGTCATAAACCTCCTGGAAACAATCATGTTTCACAAG GATTGTTGTGAGGCAGCTGACGGTTGTGTTGTTGACCTGGTGGATTACTGCCACCGCAAACTCACCCTGCTGGCCAGCAAAGCCACCAGGGAGGGAGCGACACACCGTGACCAAAGCAGCCCGAACGTAAAGGCCACAGAGTCCTCCATGGAG GAGTTGAAGATGCAGAACGCTGAGCTGGAGTTTGAAATCTCTCTGAAGGCTCTGTCAGTGCTGCGCTACATCACAGATCACGTTGAGAG CATCAGTGTGATCAACCGCCTGCTGTGCACGCACAACATGCCCTGTGTACTGGTTCAGCTTATCGACTGTTGCCCTTGGACGCGTTATAGAGAAG ATGAGCTGGAGAAGTACATAAACGGCAAATGGCAGACGATTCCCGCTGAGGACCATTTGAAGATGTCAAAACTGGATGGCCAGGTGTGGCTCTGCCTGTACAACTTGCTGCTGAAGGGAGACTGCCAGAGGAAATACAACTACAATAGTTTCAACAAGAGTCAACTTCTGAAG ctccggGGGTTCCTGACGGAGGTACTGATCGATCAGCTGCCCATCCTCCTGGATCTGCAGCAATTCCTGGCTCATCTTGCCCTCACAGACCCAGCCCCCCCCAAAACAGGGCTCACTTTAGAGCAG CTCCCAGAAATCCGGAACCACATTATGCAGCAGAACTCTGAGAAATGGAAGGGAATAGCCAAGTATCAAGCCAAAGAGACCTTTAACCTGTCTGAAAATGACCTGAAGATTCAAGCCCTTAG TCTGGCCCAGACTTACAACCTGGACGTGATGGAGAGTTTGCTGCCTGAAAAGCCCAAATGTGGCTTCTGTGGCAACACGGCTTCTAAGCGATGCTCTCGGTGTCAGGGGGAGTGGTACTGCCACAG AGAGTGTCAGGTGAAGCACTGGCCCAAGCACAAGAAAACCTGTCAGCTGCTGGTTGAAGCCTCAGAGAAGATCAAGAAAGGCCTGCGCATCGAGTGCAGAGGGGAAGAACAGTGA
- the LOC130523805 gene encoding ras association domain-containing protein 1-like isoform X1 encodes MAISGLSDVMSWEEFIELRDLRSGREQVGLTRLPCSPPRLERTNAVRISPGKVPDLLSRAGIIRVLSSAQDPQLTEEKGEGHNFQPCSNAQPTWCDLCGDFIWGLYKQSLRCSNCRFTCHYRCRALIRLDCIWDRGSVADHMCVVEHTVETDTNVDEQVECVKEELTTAELQQKVKEYNAQVNSNLFMNSQNKDGSYTGFIKVQFKLARPVSVTPPKKGGHDSKGKKGGGVKRRTSFYLPKDASKHLHISSRTSAREVIEALLKKFTVVDNPAKFALFERSERHDQVYIRKLSDRERPLRLRLNAGPNEKVLSFVLKENETGEVNWHAFSMPELKNFLRILQREEEEHIKQIVQRYALARTRMQDALAGSTPG; translated from the exons ATGGCGATATCGGGACTGAGTGATGTGATGTCTTGGGAGGAGTTTATCGAGCTCCGTGACCTCAGGTCAGGTCGAGAGCAGGTAGGCCTAACAAGGTTGCCATGCTCGCCACCGCGCCTGGAGAGGACCAACGCCGTGAGGATAAGCCCCGGGAAGGTCCCAGACCTGCTGAGCAGGGCGGGCATCATCAGGGTCCTGAGCAGTGCCCAGGACCCCCAGCTGAccgaggagaagggagagggacACAACTTCCAGCCCTGCAGCAACGCTCAGCCCACATGGTGCGACCTGTGTGGGGACTTCATCTGGGGCCTGTACAAGCAGAGCCTGCGCTGCTCCA ACTGCAGATTCACATGCCACTACCGCTGCCGCGCCCTGATCCGCCTGGACTGCATCTGGGACCGAGGCTCCGTGGCCGACCACATGTGCGTCGTGGAGCACACCGTGGAGACGGATACGAACGTG GACGAACAAGTTGAATGTGTGAAGGAAGAGTTGACCACTGCAGAGCTTCAGCAGAAGGTGAAGGAATATAATGCTCAAGTCAACAGCAATCTCTTCATGAATTCA CAGAACAAAGATGGTTCCTACACTGGTTTCATAAAAGTGCAGTTCAAGTTGGCGAGACCGGTGTCTGTCACGCCACCTAAGAAAGGAGGTCATGACAGcaaagggaagaagggaggcgGAGTTAAACGTCGCACTTCTTTCTACCTGCCAAAGGACGCGTCCAAGCACCTGCACATTAGCTCGCGGACATCCGCTCGGGAGGTCATCGAGGCTCTGCTGAAGAAGTTCACCGTGGTCGACAATCCTGCCAAGTTTGCCCTGTTTGAGCGCAGCGAGCGCCACGACCAAG TTTACATCAGGAAGCTGTCTGACCGCGAGCGCCCCCTCCGTCTGCGGCTGAATGCTGGACCCAACGAGAAAGTCCTGAGTTTCGTTCTGAAAGAGAATGAAACTGGAGAAGTCAAT TGGCACGCCTTCTCTATGCCTGAGCTGAAGAACTTCCTCCGCATTCTGCAGCGCGAAGAGGAGGAACACATCAAGCAGATCGTGCAGCGTTACGCCCTGGCCCGCACCAGGATGCAGGACGCCCTGGCGGGCTCCACTCCTGGCTGA
- the LOC130523805 gene encoding ras association domain-containing protein 1-like isoform X2 — protein sequence MAISGLSDVMSWEEFIELRDLRSGREQVGLTRLPCSPPRLERTNAVRISPGKVPDLLSRAGIIRVLSSAQDPQLTEEKGEGHNFQPCSNAQPTWCDLCGDFIWGLYKQSLRCSNCRFTCHYRCRALIRLDCIWDRGSVADHMCVVEHTVETDTNVDEQVECVKEELTTAELQQKVKEYNAQVNSNLFMNSNKDGSYTGFIKVQFKLARPVSVTPPKKGGHDSKGKKGGGVKRRTSFYLPKDASKHLHISSRTSAREVIEALLKKFTVVDNPAKFALFERSERHDQVYIRKLSDRERPLRLRLNAGPNEKVLSFVLKENETGEVNWHAFSMPELKNFLRILQREEEEHIKQIVQRYALARTRMQDALAGSTPG from the exons ATGGCGATATCGGGACTGAGTGATGTGATGTCTTGGGAGGAGTTTATCGAGCTCCGTGACCTCAGGTCAGGTCGAGAGCAGGTAGGCCTAACAAGGTTGCCATGCTCGCCACCGCGCCTGGAGAGGACCAACGCCGTGAGGATAAGCCCCGGGAAGGTCCCAGACCTGCTGAGCAGGGCGGGCATCATCAGGGTCCTGAGCAGTGCCCAGGACCCCCAGCTGAccgaggagaagggagagggacACAACTTCCAGCCCTGCAGCAACGCTCAGCCCACATGGTGCGACCTGTGTGGGGACTTCATCTGGGGCCTGTACAAGCAGAGCCTGCGCTGCTCCA ACTGCAGATTCACATGCCACTACCGCTGCCGCGCCCTGATCCGCCTGGACTGCATCTGGGACCGAGGCTCCGTGGCCGACCACATGTGCGTCGTGGAGCACACCGTGGAGACGGATACGAACGTG GACGAACAAGTTGAATGTGTGAAGGAAGAGTTGACCACTGCAGAGCTTCAGCAGAAGGTGAAGGAATATAATGCTCAAGTCAACAGCAATCTCTTCATGAATTCA AACAAAGATGGTTCCTACACTGGTTTCATAAAAGTGCAGTTCAAGTTGGCGAGACCGGTGTCTGTCACGCCACCTAAGAAAGGAGGTCATGACAGcaaagggaagaagggaggcgGAGTTAAACGTCGCACTTCTTTCTACCTGCCAAAGGACGCGTCCAAGCACCTGCACATTAGCTCGCGGACATCCGCTCGGGAGGTCATCGAGGCTCTGCTGAAGAAGTTCACCGTGGTCGACAATCCTGCCAAGTTTGCCCTGTTTGAGCGCAGCGAGCGCCACGACCAAG TTTACATCAGGAAGCTGTCTGACCGCGAGCGCCCCCTCCGTCTGCGGCTGAATGCTGGACCCAACGAGAAAGTCCTGAGTTTCGTTCTGAAAGAGAATGAAACTGGAGAAGTCAAT TGGCACGCCTTCTCTATGCCTGAGCTGAAGAACTTCCTCCGCATTCTGCAGCGCGAAGAGGAGGAACACATCAAGCAGATCGTGCAGCGTTACGCCCTGGCCCGCACCAGGATGCAGGACGCCCTGGCGGGCTCCACTCCTGGCTGA
- the LOC130523805 gene encoding ras association domain-containing protein 1-like isoform X3 yields the protein MLKKYASKTGETPSFEMTWGSSTSSGYCSEEDSDSEFEQFFTARTSFFPKTRKAKVEANEKKDEQVECVKEELTTAELQQKVKEYNAQVNSNLFMNSQNKDGSYTGFIKVQFKLARPVSVTPPKKGGHDSKGKKGGGVKRRTSFYLPKDASKHLHISSRTSAREVIEALLKKFTVVDNPAKFALFERSERHDQVYIRKLSDRERPLRLRLNAGPNEKVLSFVLKENETGEVNWHAFSMPELKNFLRILQREEEEHIKQIVQRYALARTRMQDALAGSTPG from the exons ATGTTGAAAAAATACGCCAGTAAGACCGGCGAAACGCCGTCTTTCGAAATGACCTGGGGAAGCTCCACCAGCAGCGGCTACTGCAGCGAGGAGGACTCGGACTCCGAGTTCGAGCAGTTCTTCACCGCCCGGACGTCTTTCTTTCCCAAAACCCGGAAAGCTAAAGTCGAAGCTAACGAGAAGAAG GACGAACAAGTTGAATGTGTGAAGGAAGAGTTGACCACTGCAGAGCTTCAGCAGAAGGTGAAGGAATATAATGCTCAAGTCAACAGCAATCTCTTCATGAATTCA CAGAACAAAGATGGTTCCTACACTGGTTTCATAAAAGTGCAGTTCAAGTTGGCGAGACCGGTGTCTGTCACGCCACCTAAGAAAGGAGGTCATGACAGcaaagggaagaagggaggcgGAGTTAAACGTCGCACTTCTTTCTACCTGCCAAAGGACGCGTCCAAGCACCTGCACATTAGCTCGCGGACATCCGCTCGGGAGGTCATCGAGGCTCTGCTGAAGAAGTTCACCGTGGTCGACAATCCTGCCAAGTTTGCCCTGTTTGAGCGCAGCGAGCGCCACGACCAAG TTTACATCAGGAAGCTGTCTGACCGCGAGCGCCCCCTCCGTCTGCGGCTGAATGCTGGACCCAACGAGAAAGTCCTGAGTTTCGTTCTGAAAGAGAATGAAACTGGAGAAGTCAAT TGGCACGCCTTCTCTATGCCTGAGCTGAAGAACTTCCTCCGCATTCTGCAGCGCGAAGAGGAGGAACACATCAAGCAGATCGTGCAGCGTTACGCCCTGGCCCGCACCAGGATGCAGGACGCCCTGGCGGGCTCCACTCCTGGCTGA
- the LOC130523805 gene encoding ras association domain-containing protein 1-like isoform X4, which produces MLKKYASKTGETPSFEMTWGSSTSSGYCSEEDSDSEFEQFFTARTSFFPKTRKAKVEANEKKDEQVECVKEELTTAELQQKVKEYNAQVNSNLFMNSNKDGSYTGFIKVQFKLARPVSVTPPKKGGHDSKGKKGGGVKRRTSFYLPKDASKHLHISSRTSAREVIEALLKKFTVVDNPAKFALFERSERHDQVYIRKLSDRERPLRLRLNAGPNEKVLSFVLKENETGEVNWHAFSMPELKNFLRILQREEEEHIKQIVQRYALARTRMQDALAGSTPG; this is translated from the exons ATGTTGAAAAAATACGCCAGTAAGACCGGCGAAACGCCGTCTTTCGAAATGACCTGGGGAAGCTCCACCAGCAGCGGCTACTGCAGCGAGGAGGACTCGGACTCCGAGTTCGAGCAGTTCTTCACCGCCCGGACGTCTTTCTTTCCCAAAACCCGGAAAGCTAAAGTCGAAGCTAACGAGAAGAAG GACGAACAAGTTGAATGTGTGAAGGAAGAGTTGACCACTGCAGAGCTTCAGCAGAAGGTGAAGGAATATAATGCTCAAGTCAACAGCAATCTCTTCATGAATTCA AACAAAGATGGTTCCTACACTGGTTTCATAAAAGTGCAGTTCAAGTTGGCGAGACCGGTGTCTGTCACGCCACCTAAGAAAGGAGGTCATGACAGcaaagggaagaagggaggcgGAGTTAAACGTCGCACTTCTTTCTACCTGCCAAAGGACGCGTCCAAGCACCTGCACATTAGCTCGCGGACATCCGCTCGGGAGGTCATCGAGGCTCTGCTGAAGAAGTTCACCGTGGTCGACAATCCTGCCAAGTTTGCCCTGTTTGAGCGCAGCGAGCGCCACGACCAAG TTTACATCAGGAAGCTGTCTGACCGCGAGCGCCCCCTCCGTCTGCGGCTGAATGCTGGACCCAACGAGAAAGTCCTGAGTTTCGTTCTGAAAGAGAATGAAACTGGAGAAGTCAAT TGGCACGCCTTCTCTATGCCTGAGCTGAAGAACTTCCTCCGCATTCTGCAGCGCGAAGAGGAGGAACACATCAAGCAGATCGTGCAGCGTTACGCCCTGGCCCGCACCAGGATGCAGGACGCCCTGGCGGGCTCCACTCCTGGCTGA
- the tusc2a gene encoding tumor suppressor 2, mitochondrial calcium regulator a, which translates to MGGSGSKAKGVWPFSGGGAGGDASTDGNEQSVARMRGSRTATPFVFTRRSSLYYDEDGDLAHEFYEETVVTKNGRKKSKLKRIQKNLIPQGIVKLEHPCIHVDFPMILCEV; encoded by the exons ATGGGAGGAAGCGGATCCAAAGCCAAAGGAGTGTGGCCCTTCTCGGGCGGAGGAGCCGGAGGGGACGCCTCCACCGACGGGAACGAGCAGTCTGTGGCCCGGATGAGAGGCTCCAGGACGGCGACGCCCTTTGTTTTTACCCGGAGGAG CTCTCTGTACTACGACGAGGACGGAGACCTGGCCCACGAGTTCTACGAGGAGACGGTGGTGACCAAAAACGGCCGGAAGAAGTCCAAGTTGAAGAGAATCCAGAAGAATCTGATCCCACAG GGGATTGTGAAGCTGGAGCATCCCTGCATCCATGTGGATTTTCCCATGATCCTCTGCGAGGTGTGA